A portion of the Calothrix sp. 336/3 genome contains these proteins:
- a CDS encoding SH3 domain-containing protein produces MGLTTKLTVGLLTFGTLVTGVLPAIALPGTVTTRSNLRAEPSLAAPVYEILPQGGDFDVINITVGSDGNYWYYVQPRVEGTQTGWIRSDLARLRLDKKPYAMVTGKRGIKTNVRSSPKLNSKVLYAAMSGDVVTLESAPQQVGQYPWYYVRFTNGVRGWVRGDQLSFWQRGCIISCPEY; encoded by the coding sequence ATGGGTCTGACAACAAAATTAACTGTGGGACTATTGACTTTTGGGACATTGGTGACTGGAGTATTACCCGCGATCGCCCTTCCTGGAACTGTGACAACTAGAAGCAATCTGCGAGCTGAACCATCTTTAGCAGCACCTGTCTACGAAATTTTGCCCCAGGGGGGTGATTTTGATGTGATTAACATTACCGTAGGTAGCGATGGTAATTACTGGTATTACGTGCAACCTAGGGTCGAAGGGACGCAAACTGGTTGGATACGCAGTGATTTAGCTCGATTAAGGCTGGATAAAAAGCCCTATGCCATGGTAACGGGTAAGCGGGGAATTAAAACTAATGTGCGATCGTCTCCCAAGTTAAACAGTAAAGTTTTATACGCTGCCATGTCCGGTGATGTCGTGACTCTGGAAAGTGCCCCTCAACAGGTAGGACAGTATCCTTGGTATTATGTCAGGTTTACCAATGGGGTTCGTGGTTGGGTACGAGGCGACCAACTATCTTTCTGGCAACGGGGATGTATTATCAGCTGTCCTGAGTACTAA
- a CDS encoding Bax inhibitor-1 family protein, which produces MSNTSNFREAIRDARTQALVGPNVIAKALPFVGGGLVLTALGTYGGLGVIRTQPGLFFPTFIGAVILELILFFVAQNAAEKGNKAIALPLLATYSLLSGYTLSGLVYLALKTPGVGISGIGFAALGCGVTFIFARQIGSNLSESDGMALSKTVSLGIIALVVVCLAQFLFAIFGVYTPTWLEIAISGIGVFLFVGSAVVDFYILPRTYRNDQYLPAALSMYLTYINLFIFILRLLIALNGRD; this is translated from the coding sequence ATGAGCAATACTAGTAACTTCCGGGAAGCGATTCGGGACGCACGTACCCAAGCTCTTGTGGGACCAAATGTGATTGCGAAAGCACTTCCTTTTGTTGGTGGTGGATTAGTACTAACTGCTTTGGGAACCTATGGTGGTTTAGGAGTTATCCGCACCCAACCCGGACTATTCTTTCCTACCTTCATCGGTGCAGTCATCCTAGAACTCATTCTATTTTTTGTGGCTCAAAATGCTGCGGAAAAGGGTAATAAGGCGATCGCCCTCCCCCTACTGGCAACCTACAGTCTATTATCTGGTTATACTCTCAGTGGCTTGGTTTATCTTGCCCTGAAAACCCCAGGTGTGGGTATTTCTGGTATCGGTTTTGCCGCTTTGGGTTGTGGTGTAACTTTTATCTTTGCTCGACAAATTGGCTCTAATCTGTCTGAGTCTGATGGGATGGCTTTATCTAAAACTGTCAGTCTGGGAATTATTGCCCTAGTTGTCGTTTGTCTGGCACAGTTTCTCTTTGCTATCTTCGGTGTCTACACACCCACTTGGTTAGAGATTGCCATTTCTGGGATTGGAGTCTTTCTGTTTGTTGGTAGCGCTGTGGTGGATTTTTATATCCTCCCTCGTACCTACCGCAACGATCAGTACCTCCCCGCAGCTTTATCGATGTACCTCACCTACATCAATTTGTTTATCTTTATCCTGCGGTTGTTGATTGCTTTGAATGGTCGTGATTAA